The following proteins are encoded in a genomic region of Necator americanus strain Aroian chromosome II, whole genome shotgun sequence:
- a CDS encoding hypothetical protein (NECATOR_CHRII.G8276.T1), with the protein MMYGSETWALPSTVMERLDCTERKLLRRLLGYFWPRVCHNEDPYAEIDVVYRQMTRGRHQHLAPPSKVAKVHRLRFFGHILRRPVDRLVQRVLRSLSGSS; encoded by the coding sequence atgatgtacggatcggagacatGGGCTctaccatcaacggttatggagaggcttgactgcacggaacgaaagctgctcaGACgactacttggctacttttggcctagggtgtgccacaatgaagatccttacgcagaaattgatgtggtataccggcagatgacacgtggaagacatcagcatcttgcaccgccatcgaaagtggctaaagtgcatcgtcttcgcttctttggtcatatattaaggaggccggtagatcgccttgttcaacgagttctgaggagtttgtcgggctCGAGCTGA